The DNA region CATATAATGGTAAAACATTAGACAATGAGTAACGCACTTGTTTTCTAATTGATGGAGCATTCCGGTGTCGCTCAGTTTTAATATAGCCATTGAGAGGTCCTCTCTATAGATGGCCCCCGGAGGAACTCCGATACCAAATCCCTTAGGGTCAAAGTGAGGTCCGATCTCCATGAACTGACAGTCCTCTATTGTCTTGTACTTATTGACCGTTGTGTCCCAGAAAAAAGCATAATTCCCGTCCTTGACCTTCTTAAAGCCTTCGTCAGTACTGTCCACCATGGAAGAAGGGTCCACTTCCGACATTTGAGCCCACATTTTGGCAAAGTGTTCAATATTTGTGTTCTTGAAGAAAAACATGATTCCACTGCTCTTCACGGTGCCGTATTTAATTTTGGTCTGAGATGCAAGATCCGTGACTGATTTAATGGGAGTGTTGATTTTCTTGACTGTCAGAAACGCAGCCAAATTTGCTGTATAAGATGAGATCAAAATGAGAGCAAAAAACCACCACGCGCTGGTTAAAATTCGACCCGGAAGTGTAGACGGAGACGAATCTGTATTGCCTTGCAAAAGGGACCCAAACACGAACCAGAAACTCTCTCGAAAAGATATAGTGGGGTAGTCTTTGTTTTGACGAATTCCGAACCGTTCCAGAAAGTAGAGGATGACACTGACCATCATGAAAGCCCCAAAGGTGCAGTACCATACGTTATGGTGGAGGGGGTTAAGGAATTCAAAGTAAGATTGTTCAGACTTAGGTACTCTCATCAGTACACTTATGTAACGAGTCATAAAGGGTTTGGTAAAGTCCACCGCCTCCTCTCTCTGGGAATTGATGCTGAGAGGGGCAACCAACATGGTGGCATTCTAGAAATGttaaacaaattcatttttatgaacGTATTCATGAATGAAGAAAAAGTTAGGTGACAGTTTTTTCAAAACCCAAAGAATATTACCCCTGCCAAGAGTTCGCCAATCATCCCATTCCATTCGCCGTTCTCTTTTTTGGTACCGAATTTTCCATCATGGACAAGGTATATTTCGAAGTTGAAATCCAGCATTTTTGCCACTTCGGTAATTAGATCAACGGCGAACCCTTCAAATCTATCGTTGCCTAACCGTTGCATGTAGTCTCTCTTTTGCATTGTAAACGGTTTTTCCTATGTATAAAGAGTGTTAATATTTATACTACTGCTAATATGGCAATTTTGATCTGTTCATAACTTAATTTTTATGAAACGGTATATatgtaaaatcatattttatcattttctcaagatataatataatttaaaaagttattttctttATCGATTTATCATAagtttttgattgaattataatttcGTACTGTATGCCTACCAATATCATAACAACGGACACTGTCCTTCCTTTCAGCGGAAAGGAGTAGTTTCTATTCAAGCGTTTCACTTCTTCAAAGTGAATCTTGTCCTCTTTCGAGTTGCTATGCGACCTCCAAACTCCAACCTAAtggattaaaaataataaaatccaCACTTTTCCTGAAAGATCTagtttttaaatagatataacCCCCTTTGAATATCAGTTGATTTAGTTAAATGATATTCTATCAATCagataaatgttaattaattaatacagAAAATGAGTTTATATACAATATTGAATGTATTGATcgttcaaataaaaataacaaagtaaaaaacacatatgaataaatcattgaAAGAAGTTATTAAATGTTATCCTAAAAGGTGtctgtttttattaaaattatcattgtGATGCAAACAAGTTGCAATTGCACTGATATTTGTGATttagtttgtacatgtacatgtatatctgacaCAGGAGAAGCAATGGCGGCTACTAGAAACACGTAAAGCGAGGAATTAGTAAGAAATGGGTGTTAAATGTAAAGTTATGTAATATGCATAGTCGTAAAATTATGTAATATGCAAGGTGCAAATGCATTCTCAAAATATCTTCGAAATTTTGCTCAATAAACAccattttgataaaatgttgATTTATAGCATACATCGAATGCTTAACGATTCTTAgacacaaaaataaaacattgctGTAATTTTCTCTTGTCTTTTTGTTATGATaacttgtaaatatttgaaagaaacaCATATTTTATAAGCAGGTTAACGTTATTAAAATGATCTCATTGGGACACTCTACAAAGATTCGAAATAGATCTTTAAGCAGGGAAAAGCCACACCTTCTACTAAGCAAGCTAGCTAAACAGTTAAACCCATTCTACAGACATACCGATGTACTGGAAATGTCTTGGCCCTGTTTCAGAAATGCAAACAGCAAAGCAAACTTTAATTATAAAAGCTCTTTACATGTCCCGATTTAGCAAATGGGATAAAATAATTGTgttaatgaataattaattcaCGTTCGCTCTCAGTCGTCACTACCTACAtgtagtaaataaataaatcaacaaataaataaattgataataaataaataaaattgggGTGAATCTTCAATACAAACATTTAAGCTCAGATTTAATTTGGGTTGTTTTCCCACAGAAAACCTTGTGATATACTAAAACTGATTccaaatttgtaattttttaaagcatGAAACTGTTTtttcatacacatgtattaatatatGGCTGTATATCTataccaaaattgtaaatttttaaagcttgaaactgtttttctttatatacatgtatatatgcggCTGTATATATGGTTCATGCAATTATCTAACAAGATACTTATTCGAAGCATTTAtatataagttacatgtatttatataggtacatgtaactatatgtaacatacaatgtataatataaCAGATGTGAATACTATACAAGGCTTCATTGCGTGGGCACAGAAAGCGGTGATGTAATCATTTCAGCCACGTCATCTACTGTATACTTAATGCATACAAATGCCTACTTTTATCTTACATGATACAACAAAAACCCTCTCTTCCAAACGTCATGATGTCTGGTAACAAATATCTACATAAATAGTTAATCACATATCTTATAAACACCGACAActaagttttaaaaacaaatacatgtaaatcaaatacGTAAATAACGTGTTCAGGTTTGGTAACTCATACATAATACCCGTAAAATGATACCCGTTGAAACGGTGATACTTTTCTATCATAAATGAAACTAAGGTcgaatatttcaaatatatgtcaatatcaatatactagtacatgtatgttataattGTCTAAAAAGGAAATTCtactaatgtatttttatttaggCCCATACCTGAAGGGAGTCCAGACCTTCTATTTCTGAGAGTTTGATCGTGTAATTGTACCGCCTCCCATTGGGACCGAACTCTATGTCCCCAGTGTAACCAGGAATTCTAATCTACATACAAACGATCGATACTTGTACATATGCAGTGAATTATCATCCATGAGATTTTGGTATGATTAGTGTTTTAAGAAGGATGGATGGTTTGGGCTATTTCAAGACTGTATGAATCTTCTCTAGATGAAGAGTTCTTTATAAAGATATactaggaaaatatcacatttcCGTTctaataaatttgaatatttgcCTTAATAATAAATAGTAAATagccaaaaatatcatatctaatattttaaggCACATCTGATCGgtagtttgttgaccatccagcctccttaaggcGAGAAGCAAATTTTATTAGCTCTTTCAACCGGAAGTTTTAATTCTGAAATTCATCAGATCGTAGTAAACCTTTCTGAGCTCCTCTGCAATTGTAAATGCGGCTTCGTTTCTCTGGACTTCCACGGCCTTGGGCAGAGTCGCGTTCAACAGCCTCAAAGAATCTGCGGCCAGGCTGATGTTCAGTCGCCGCGAGTCATCCACCGAGGTGATTTCGTTTCTACTATCGAACTCCATCAACCCAAACACGGTGAAGTTAACAAAGACGTCAGGGAAATTTTTGAACACCGGAACCAGTTGATCCCCCtggaaaataatttgatatgaaataatttaatgaaccgtactgtgtattttatttttgtcattttgtatGTAACTGTCTATATGTTAGAATAATTTTAAGATTCCTGGGCA from Crassostrea angulata isolate pt1a10 chromosome 7, ASM2561291v2, whole genome shotgun sequence includes:
- the LOC128155490 gene encoding glutamate receptor 4-like isoform X2 codes for the protein MEHRIFFLMLGVIVTFCDVTSEETFRLKIGIVGTWTPVFDELLRTIGLSHPWQIYNITTAKPKSQYDKMLKVKDFLTDNQIDVILGPYDDATGIVADKLRVPYICTTGSKRNLNYTFQILPPLEDFSQAIFDMTKSYQWDKVSLFYDDLRGVYIMEQLLTNHDMMVKSWHVKGGSDIKAVEKQVRDHLVRMRQAFVQKSIIFCSKEHTEIILDQARSLAMLSQPSEWFFYDPGDQLVPVFKNFPDVFVNFTVFGLMEFDSRNEITSVDDSRRLNISLAADSLRLLNATLPKAVEVQRNEAAFTIAEELRKIRIPGYTGDIEFGPNGRRYNYTIKLSEIEGLDSLQGQDISSTSVGVWRSHSNSKEDKIHFEEVKRLNRNYSFPLKGRTVSVVMILEKPFTMQKRDYMQRLGNDRFEGFAVDLITEVAKMLDFNFEIYLVHDGKFGTKKENGEWNGMIGELLAGNATMLVAPLSINSQREEAVDFTKPFMTRYISVLMRVPKSEQSYFEFLNPLHHNVWYCTFGAFMMVSVILYFLERFGIRQNKDYPTISFRESFWFVFGSLLQGNTDSSPSTLPGRILTSAWWFFALILISSYTANLAAFLTVKKINTPIKSVTDLASQTKIKYGTVKSSGIMFFFKNTNIEHFAKMWAQMSEVDPSSMVDSTDEGFKKVKDGNYAFFWDTTVNKYKTIEDCQFMEIGPHFDPKGFGIGVPPGAIYREDLSMAILKLSDTGMLHQLENKWWPSRSCPDLSKPSADETSELSIDSVAGVFFILLGGIALAGIVCGFEHFAKVVKKAAKTNKVVNILHTLVLVNRLLHQNCTDFIFYVE
- the LOC128155490 gene encoding glutamate receptor 1-like isoform X1, which produces MEHRIFFLMLGVIVTFCDVTSEETFRLKIGIVGTWTPVFDELLRTIGLSHPWQIYNITTAKPKSQYDKMLKVKDFLTDNQIDVILGPYDDATGIVADKLRVPYICTTGSKRNLNYTFQILPPLEDFSQAIFDMTKSYQWDKVSLFYDDLRGVYIMEQLLTNHDMMVKSWHVKGGSDIKAVEKQVRDHLVRMRQAFVQKSIIFCSKEHTEIILDQARSLAMLSQPSEWFFYDPGDQLVPVFKNFPDVFVNFTVFGLMEFDSRNEITSVDDSRRLNISLAADSLRLLNATLPKAVEVQRNEAAFTIAEELRKIRIPGYTGDIEFGPNGRRYNYTIKLSEIEGLDSLQIFVTRHHDVWKRGFLLYHVGVWRSHSNSKEDKIHFEEVKRLNRNYSFPLKGRTVSVVMILEKPFTMQKRDYMQRLGNDRFEGFAVDLITEVAKMLDFNFEIYLVHDGKFGTKKENGEWNGMIGELLAGNATMLVAPLSINSQREEAVDFTKPFMTRYISVLMRVPKSEQSYFEFLNPLHHNVWYCTFGAFMMVSVILYFLERFGIRQNKDYPTISFRESFWFVFGSLLQGNTDSSPSTLPGRILTSAWWFFALILISSYTANLAAFLTVKKINTPIKSVTDLASQTKIKYGTVKSSGIMFFFKNTNIEHFAKMWAQMSEVDPSSMVDSTDEGFKKVKDGNYAFFWDTTVNKYKTIEDCQFMEIGPHFDPKGFGIGVPPGAIYREDLSMAILKLSDTGMLHQLENKWWPSRSCPDLSKPSADETSELSIDSVAGVFFILLGGIALAGIVCGFEHFAKVVKKAAKTNKVVNILHTLVLVNRLLHQNCTDFIFYVE
- the LOC128155490 gene encoding glutamate receptor 1-like isoform X3, with protein sequence MEHRIFFLMLGVIVTFCDVTSEETFRLKIGIVGTWTPVFDELLRTIGLSHPWQIYNITTAKPKSQYDKMLKVKDFLTDNQIDVILGPYDDATGIVADKLRVPYICTTGSKRNLNYTFQILPPLEDFSQAIFDMTKSYQWDKVSLFYDDLRGVYIMEQLLTNHDMMVKSWHVKGGSDIKAVEKQVRDHLVRMRQAFVQKSIIFCSKEHTEIILDQARSLAMLSQPSEWFFYDPGDQLVPVFKNFPDVFVNFTVFGLMEFDSRNEITSVDDSRRLNISLAADSLRLLNATLPKAVEVQRNEAAFTIAEELRKIRIPGYTGDIEFGPNGRRYNYTIKLSEIEGLDSLQIFVTRHHDVWKRGFLLYHVGVWRSHSNSKEDKIHFEEVKRLNRNYSFPLKGRTVSVVMILEKPFTMQKRDYMQRLGNDRFEGFAVDLITEVAKMLDFNFEIYLVHDGKFGTKKENGEWNGMIGELLAGNATMLVAPLSINSQREEAVDFTKPFMTRYISVLMRVPKSEQSYFEFLNPLHHNVWYCTFGAFMMVSVILYFLERFGIRQNKDYPTISFRESFWFVFGSLLQGNTDSSPSTLPGRILTSAWWFFALILISSYTANLAAFLTVKKINTPIKSVTDLASQTKIKYGTVKSSGIMFFFKNTNIEHFAKMWAQMSEVDPSSMVDSTDEGFKKVKDGNYAFFWDTTVNKYKTIEDCQFMEIGPHFDPKGFGIGVPPGAIYREDLSMAILKLSDTGMLHQLENKWWPSRSCPDLSKPSADETSELSIDSVAGVFFILLGGIALAGIVCGFEHFAKVVKKAAKTEKNVNGKNSEIKERESFL
- the LOC128155490 gene encoding glutamate receptor 4-like isoform X4; this translates as MEHRIFFLMLGVIVTFCDVTSEETFRLKIGIVGTWTPVFDELLRTIGLSHPWQIYNITTAKPKSQYDKMLKVKDFLTDNQIDVILGPYDDATGIVADKLRVPYICTTGSKRNLNYTFQILPPLEDFSQAIFDMTKSYQWDKVSLFYDDLRGVYIMEQLLTNHDMMVKSWHVKGGSDIKAVEKQVRDHLVRMRQAFVQKSIIFCSKEHTEIILDQARSLAMLSQPSEWFFYDPGDQLVPVFKNFPDVFVNFTVFGLMEFDSRNEITSVDDSRRLNISLAADSLRLLNATLPKAVEVQRNEAAFTIAEELRKIRIPGYTGDIEFGPNGRRYNYTIKLSEIEGLDSLQVGVWRSHSNSKEDKIHFEEVKRLNRNYSFPLKGRTVSVVMILEKPFTMQKRDYMQRLGNDRFEGFAVDLITEVAKMLDFNFEIYLVHDGKFGTKKENGEWNGMIGELLAGNATMLVAPLSINSQREEAVDFTKPFMTRYISVLMRVPKSEQSYFEFLNPLHHNVWYCTFGAFMMVSVILYFLERFGIRQNKDYPTISFRESFWFVFGSLLQGNTDSSPSTLPGRILTSAWWFFALILISSYTANLAAFLTVKKINTPIKSVTDLASQTKIKYGTVKSSGIMFFFKNTNIEHFAKMWAQMSEVDPSSMVDSTDEGFKKVKDGNYAFFWDTTVNKYKTIEDCQFMEIGPHFDPKGFGIGVPPGAIYREDLSMAILKLSDTGMLHQLENKWWPSRSCPDLSKPSADETSELSIDSVAGVFFILLGGIALAGIVCGFEHFAKVVKKAAKTNKVVNILHTLVLVNRLLHQNCTDFIFYVE